The genomic stretch CTTTTAATGAGGAGTGGGACCACGCCCTGATTGAAGATGCACGCAAGCTAGGCCGTGAATTTGTAATATCTATCACCGGAAAAGTAATTGAGCGTAGTTCTAAAAACGCGAACATGTCTACCGGTGAGATTGAAATTCAGGTAGAAAAACTTGAAGTACTAAATGTAGCCAAAACGCCTCCCTTTACCATAGAGGATGAAACCGATGGTGGTGAAGAACTACGCATGAAGTACCGCTACCTGGACCTAAGAAGAAATCCGGTACGCGAAAATTTATTACTTAGAAACCGTGTAAACCTTGAAGTGAGAAACTACCTGAGCAAACTGGGTTTTGTAGATGTAGAAACTCCTTTCTTAATAAAATCAACACCTGAAGGCGCCCGCGATTTTGTGGTGCCTTCTCGTATGAATGAAGGTCAATTTTACGCCCTTCCACAATCGCCACAAACTTTTAAGCAATTGCTTATGGTTGGTGGAATTGATAAGTATTTTCAGATTGTAAAATGCTTCCGCGATGAAGATTTGCGTGCTGACCGCCAGCCTGAATTTACACAGATTGACTGCGAAATGTCTTTTGTGGAGCGTGAAGACATTCTTTCCACTTTTGAAGGATTGACCAAACACCTCATCAAAGAAATAACCGGAAATGAAGTAGGTGAAATTCCTCGCATGAGCTATGACGAAGCCATGAAAAAGTATGGTAGCGACAAGCCGGATATTCGTTTTGCGATGGAGTTTGTAGAACTAAACGAAACCGTAAAAGGTCAGGACTTTAAAGTATTTGACGATGCCGAATTAGTAGTTGGGATAAACGGAGAAGGCCTTGCAAAATATAGCCGCAAACAGATTGATGCACTTATCAACTATGTAAAACGTCCACAAGTTGGGGCAACAGGATTGGTATATTGCAAATACAATGAAGATGGAACTTTGAAATCTTCAGTAGACAAATTTTACGGCCCTGAGCAATTGGAAAAATGGGCTACAGCTTTTGGCGCTAAGCCTGGCGACTTGATGCTTATATTGGCAGGGCCAGCAGACAAAACCCGCAAAGCTCTTAACGACCTCCGTCTTCACATTGCTGAAGAAGAAGGTCTTCGCGACCCGAAAGTATTTGCACCACTTTGGGTACTCGATTTTCCACTTTTGGAATGGGATGAAGACACTCAACGCTGGTACGCCATGCACCACCCGTTTACCGCTCCTTACCCCAAAGACTTACCTCTTTTAGAAACTGACCCTGCGGCAGTTCGCGCCAATGCTTATGATTTGGTTCTTAACGGAAATGAAATAGGTGGTGGTTCTATTCGTATTCACAACAAAGAGCTTCAAAATAAGATGTTCAAATTTTTAGGCTTTAGCGATGAAGAAGCTAAGGCACAGTTTGGATTCTTGATGGATGCCTTTGAGTATGGTGCTCCTCCACATGGCGGTATCGCTTTTGGTTTTGACCGATTGACTGCAATTTTGGGAGGCAAAGAAACTATCAGAGATTTCATAGCTTTCCCTAAAAATAATGCGGGTAGAGATTTGATGATTGATGCTCCGGCAGCACTTGATCAATCTCAGTTGGCTGAATTGAGCCTCGACATTCGCATCGCAGAGAAAAACTAAAAATGCCCGAAACAGTCAATACACCGCTGGTTAAATTCCTGAAATGGCGTGCCAAGCACATCCCTCAGAAGCGGTTCGTATTGATACTTAGTATTTTTATTGGTTTTTTTACCGGTCTGGTTTCGGTGGCCCTAAAAAACACCACTCACTTTATACAAGATTTACTACAATCCGGTTTTTTCACAAAGTACTACAACCCGTACTACTTTGTGTTTCCGGTTATCGGTATCATCATTACGGTATTGATAAAAAAGCTCATCCGACACAATGTGGGTGAAGGTGTACCAAGCACCCTTTTTGCAATCTCACGAAAGCAAGGTTTTATGCGGAGTTACCGCATGTATGGCTCATTTATCACTAGCATTTTCACAGTAGGCTTTGGGGGATCTGTAGGATTGGAAGGACCGGCTGTAAGCACAGGATCGGCCATAGGCTC from Owenweeksia hongkongensis DSM 17368 encodes the following:
- the aspS gene encoding aspartate--tRNA ligase translates to MYRTHTCGELNISKLNETVSLAGWVQRVRNLGGMTFIDLRDRYGITQLAFNEEWDHALIEDARKLGREFVISITGKVIERSSKNANMSTGEIEIQVEKLEVLNVAKTPPFTIEDETDGGEELRMKYRYLDLRRNPVRENLLLRNRVNLEVRNYLSKLGFVDVETPFLIKSTPEGARDFVVPSRMNEGQFYALPQSPQTFKQLLMVGGIDKYFQIVKCFRDEDLRADRQPEFTQIDCEMSFVEREDILSTFEGLTKHLIKEITGNEVGEIPRMSYDEAMKKYGSDKPDIRFAMEFVELNETVKGQDFKVFDDAELVVGINGEGLAKYSRKQIDALINYVKRPQVGATGLVYCKYNEDGTLKSSVDKFYGPEQLEKWATAFGAKPGDLMLILAGPADKTRKALNDLRLHIAEEEGLRDPKVFAPLWVLDFPLLEWDEDTQRWYAMHHPFTAPYPKDLPLLETDPAAVRANAYDLVLNGNEIGGGSIRIHNKELQNKMFKFLGFSDEEAKAQFGFLMDAFEYGAPPHGGIAFGFDRLTAILGGKETIRDFIAFPKNNAGRDLMIDAPAALDQSQLAELSLDIRIAEKN